The genomic interval GGGGTTTCCTTCTCCCCCTGGACCCCCTCATCCTTCCGCAAAACTTTTTGGTTTTGGGTATGTCAATGTCAAACCAGCAAGCGTTTGTGTAGCCGTTCTTCTAAAACGTATCACCGTCGTGCCCGCGTATGCCCGGCCAACAGGCGCTCCGCCCAGAATCGGGTCAAGGGCTCAGCCCTTGCTCAGCCCTTGCTCAGCCCTTGCTCAGGCATCGCACCGCTCATGGTCGATCTTCACGACCAGGTTGCCCCAGGCGTCCACGGTGGCCGTGGCGAACGGCGGCAGCACGATGGTCGAGGTGTATTCCACCACAATGGCCGGGCCGGGCAGGACGTTGCCGGACAGGAGCTTTTCGCGGTCGATGACCGGGGTGGGCCGCGCGCTGCCCGAGAAGACCACGGGCCGCGTTTCGAGAATGGCCTCGGCGGGCACGTCGTCGACCAGCTTGTCCGCCTTGGCGAAGGCGGGCTTCTCCGGCACGCCGCGCGCCCGCAGCCGCACGGTGACGATCTCTATGGCCTTGCCGGGGTTGCGGTAGCCGTATTTGCGCTCGTGCTCGGCCTCGAAAGCCTCGGCGAAATCCTCGGCGTAGGGCGTGATGATCTCGAAGGACTGGCCCTGGTAGCGCATGTCCAGGAACTTCTCGAAGTGCATTGCCCCGGCCGCGAAGCCCTCGGCCGCGAGATCGGCCGAGCCCTGGGCGATGAGCGGTGAGAAATGGCCGTGCAGGTCGTCGGTCGTGGTTGCGCGGGCCTGGAGCATCACGGTCTGCGAATAGTCCTTGATGACGTCGGCCATGATCATGCCCACGGCCGAGAGGATACCGGGGTTTTTGGGGATGAAGACGCGCGGCATGGAGAGCTGTTTGGCCAGGAAACAGGCGTGCAGTCCGCCCGCGCCGCCGAAGGAGAAGAGGGTGAACTCGCGCGGGTCGAAGCCGCGTTCCACGGAGATGACGCGGATGGCGCGCTCCATGGTGGCGTTGGCGACTTCGAGGATGCCCTCGGCCAGGGCCTTTTCGGACAGCCCGGCCTTGTGCGCCATGTCGGCCACGGCCGCGTTCAGGGTCTCGGTCTCAAGGCGCATGCCGCCGCCCAGGAACCGCTCGGGGATCAACCGGCCCAGAAAGAGGTTGGCGTCCGTGGTGGTGATCTCCGTGCCCTTGCCGTAGCAGATGGGGCCGGGATCGGCCCCGGCGGATTCGGGGCCCACGGTCAGCGCGCCGCCCTCGTCCAGGCGGGCGATTGAGCCGCCGCCCGCGCCCACGGTGTGGATGTCGATCATGGGCACCTTGACCGGGTAGCCCTCGATGGCCGACTCCAGAGTGAGGGGCAAGGAGCCGTCGATAAGCGCCACGTCCGTGGAGGTGCCGCCCATGTCGAAGGTGATGAGGCGCTCGAAACCAGCGGCCGCGCCCAGGTGGAACGCGCCCACCGCGCCTCCGGCCGGGCCGGAGAGGATGGTGCGCACGGACTCGCGCATGGCCGTCTCGGCGGAGATGGAGCCGCCGTTGGACTGCATGATGCGAAGCGGCGTCTTCTCGCCCGCCTCCGCGCGCAGCCGCGTCAGGTAGCGCGACATCTTGGGCGAGACGTAAGCGTTGATGACCGTGGTGGAGGCGCGCTCGAACTCGCGGAACTCGGCCAGGATCTCGTGCGAGAGCGAGACGGCCACGCCGGTGTCGGCGAAGGCCTCGCGCACGGCCAGCTCGTGCGAGGGGTCGAGGAAGGAGAAGAGCAGGCACACGGCCACGGATTCGCACCCGGCTCTGGCCACGGCCTGCGCCGCTTCGCGCGCGGCCTGCGCGTCGAAGGGCTGCACGGTCTCGCCCGCGCTGCCGATGCGGCCGGGCAGGCCGAAGCGAAGCTCGCGCGGCACGATGTGCGCGGGGCGGCGGTAGTGCAGGTCGTAGAGCCGGTGGCGGTTCTGGCGGCCGATCTCGATGACGTCGGTGAAGCCCAGATTGGCGATGAGCGCGGTCTTCACGCCCTTGCGCTCCAGGATGGCGTTGGTGGCCACGGTGGAGCCGTGGATGATGGACACGGACCTGTTTCCGGCGATGTGGCGCACGCCCTCGATGACCGCGCGCGAGGGATCGTCCGGGGTGGAGAGGCGCTTGTGCACGCCGAAGGACGCGCCGTCCTTGTAGATGAAGTCGGTGAAGGTGCCGCCGGTGTCCACGCCGATGCTGAGCATGTGTCCTCCTGAAGTCGCCGCGCGAAATGTGCAGGATGCGTGCAGGGACGCGGGCGGGTGGCAGTATGGCGCGTGATTGGCTCGGGGGCAAGGCCCGCGTGTAGCCTTCGCGGACAAAGTGGACCGGAATGGCTCGGGTTGTCGGAAACGGCACGAATCGCGCACATATTCGTCAACTAGGCGCAACACATTTGTAGAAAATCGCGGGGAAATCCGCTATGAAATGCGCCACGCCGAGACGCCGGGGAGACGTTGCCGCGCATCCAAAACCCCGTGACGGGCGTGGAGCGGGCGCTCCTGGCCGATATCTCGGCGAGAGGCGTATTCAGGGGGATTCTCGGCACGAGCCTTGCTTCGCGCCGTCCGGATTCCTCGTCATCTTTTTCCGTCCCGGTGCGCTCTGACCAGGGACGGCCACCAGCAAAGGAGGTTTCTTCATGCTCCGCAAGGCCCTGCTCCTGTCCTGTCTGCTCGGGCTGCTTCTGGCCGCCCCGGCGAGCGCCGCGACCATCCGCATGGATATGAACGCCATCTATCCCGAATCGAACTTCCACTCGCAAGGCGCCATCGAATTCGCCAAGAAGGTCGAGGCCGCGACCAACGGCGGCGTGGTCATCACGGTGCACGCGGGCGGCGCGCTGGGCTTCAAGGGACCCGAACTGCTGCGCTCGGTCAAGGACGCGGCCGTGCCCATGTCCGACATCCTGATGGGCGTGGTCGGCGGCTCCGAGGAGATCTTCGGCATCTCCTCCATGCCCCGCGTGGCCACCACCTATGAAGAGGCCCGCAAATTCTACGACATCGCCCGCCCGGCCTACGAAAAGGCTTGCGAGCGCTGGAACCAGAAGCTGCTCTACGCCGCGCCCTGGCCGCCCTCGGGCATCTTCGCCAAGCGCGCCATGAACACTCCCGACGATCTGCGCGGCCTGAAAATCCGCACCTACGATCGCAACGGCGCGCTCTTCCTCGAGGCTGCGGGCTCGCACCCCATGTCCCTGCCCTGGGGCGAGGTCTATTCGGCCCTGCAGACCGGCCTGGCCGACTCAGTGCTGACCTCGGCCGTGTCCGGCAAGGACGGCAAGTTCTGGGAAGTGCTCTCCGACTTCGCCGAGATCGGCTACGCCTTCCCCCTGAACATGGTGACCATCAACCTCGACTGGTGGAAGGCGCTCTCCAAGGAGCAGCAGGACGCCATGCTGGCCGTGGCGGCCGAGGTCGAGGCCTCCCAGTGGCAGGTTTCCGCGACCCAGAACGCCGAGGCCATCGCGGCCGTGAAGGCCGGGGGCATCAAGGTCCAGACGCCGCCCGCCGCCGTGCAGGAGCGTCTCGACGAGATAGCCAGGAAGATGCTCGACGACTTCCTGGCCACGGCCAAGCCCGAGACCAAGGCCGTGTTCGAGGCCTACCTGAAGTAGCTGTTAGATGATCTCACGCTTCATCGTCATAGTGGAGGGCCTGTCCAAGGGCACGGCCCTCCTTTCCGCCCTGGCCCTGGCCTGCCTCGCCGCCCTGACCCTGGCCGAGATCGGCGCGCGGGCCCTGTTTGGCATGTCGCTGATGGTGACCACGGAATACGGCGGCTACCTATTGCTCGCGGCGGTGTCCCTGGGCTTTGGCCTCACCCTGCGCGACGGCGCGCTCATCCGCATCACCATGATCCGCCGCCTGCTGCCGCCCGCGGCGCGCAAGGGCATGGATGTCTTCGCCTGCGCGGGCGGGCTGGCCGTCTCGATTTTCATCCTCTGGCATTCCGCGCGCATGGTCGCGGACCACAAGCGGCTCGACATCCTGGCCGACTCCATGGCCGAGACGCCGCTGTGGATTCCGCAGCTTCTGGTCCCGATCGGCTTTTCGCTCTTCGCCCTGCAACTTCTGGCCACGGCCGCGCGCCTGCTCACACGGGACGAGGAACAATGATCGAGGATCCGCTTCTTCTTTCGGCCGCCCTGGTGGCGGTCATGTTCGCGCTTCTGCTCTCCGGGCTTTGGATCGGCTTTTCGCTCTTCGCCACGGGCGTCATCGGCATGCTCCTGCACAAGACGAACCTGCCGCCGACCATCTCGGTCTGGGACCGCATCGGCGACCTGATGGCCAATTCGGCCTGGAACTCGCTCAACTCCTGGGCGCTCTCGGCCCTGCCCCTGTTCGTGCTCATGGGCGAGATATTGTACCGCACGGCGATCTCGAAAAAGCTCATGAGCGGCCTTGCGCCCTGGCTGTCCTTCATTCCGGGCAGGCTGTTGCACGTCAACGTGGTGGCCTGCTCGCTGTTCGCGGCCATCTCGGGATCGAGCGCCGCGACCACGGCCACGGTGGGCAAGATCACCTACCGCGAACTGGCCGCGCGCGGCTACGACAAGGGGCTGGCCCTGGGCTCGCTGGCGGGCGCGGGGACGCTCGGCTTCCTCATTCCGCCCTCGCTGATCATGATCATCTACGGCGTGCTCGCGGACACGAGCATAGGCCAGCTCTTCATCGCGGGCATCGTGCCGGGGCTCATGATCGCGCTGTGCTTCTCGGGCTGGATCGTCTTTCGCGTGCTGCTCAACCCCTCGCTCACGCCGCGCTACCGCGAATCCTACACCGCCGCCGACCGCATGGCCGCGGTGCGCGACATCCTGCCGGTGGTGGCGTTGATCCTGCTCGTGCTCGGCGGCATCTACGCGGGGTTGACCACGCCCACCGAGGCCGCGGCCCTGGGCGTGCTCGGCGCGCTGTGCGTGGCGGCCTGGTTCCGCGAACTCAACTGGAAGAATCTCTCCGAGGCCTTCCTCGCGGCCGTGAAGACCTCGACCATGATCTGCTTCATCATCGCGGGCGCGGCCTTCCTTTCGCAGGTCGTGGGTTTCATCGGCGTGGCCAGGGCGCTGTCCTCCTTCATCGCGGGGCTGGAGCTCTCGCCCTATGCGCTGATCCTGGTCATCGCGATCATGTACGCCATTCTGGGCATGATGCTCGACGGCATCTCCATGGTCGTCATGACGCTGCCCATCGTGCTGCCCATCGTGGTCCAGGCCGGGTTCGACCCGCTGTGGTTCGGCATCTTCGCCGTGATCATGGTCGAGCTGTCGCAGATCACGCCGCCCGTGGGCTTCTCGATCTTCGTGCTGCAGCACATCTCGGGCCACGAGCCGCCCTTCATCCTGCGCCAATCCTTCCCGTTCTTCGTGCTGCTGCTCGTGGTCGCTGCGGTGCTCACGGTCTTCCCGCAGATCGTCCACTTTTTGCCCGACCAGATGATCCGATAGGGCAAGGGCGCGCTTCGCCGTCTTGACGCCGCGTGCTCCGGGCCCTACACCGGAGCATGCGCGACCCCACGGACAGGACGCCGCCCATGGGGCAGCGCGCCTTCTGGGGCCGCGGCCCGGCCTCACGCATCCGATCGAACGTCACGGAGTGAACCAAATCGCATGGATACCTACTGCATCGTCCGCACCGAGCATCTGAACCACTACGGCCATCTTTTCGGCGGGGCCATGCTGGCCTGGATCGACGAATTCGCCTGGCTCACGGCTTCGCTGGATTTTCCGGGCTGCAAGCTGGTGACCATGGCCATGGACGACATCGTCTTCAGGAAGCCCGCGCACTGCGGGGCCATCCTGCGCTTCTCCATCGAGCCCGAGCGCCAGGGCAAGACCTCCGTGACCTACCGCGTGGTGGTTTTCGCGGACGAGCCGGGCGCGACCTGCGAGAAGGAGATCGTCTCCACGACCATCACCTTCGTGCGGCTGGACGACCTGGGCGGCAAGCTGGCCCTGCCCGCGGTGGAGAAGTACCGCTCGCTGGACAGCGGCCATGGGCCAAAGCCGGTGACCGCGCCGCACGCGCCCTGATGCCCCAGGTTCTACCCTTTCCGCCCGGTACGCGGGCCGCGACGCTGATCAGGCGCGAGAAGCGCTTCCTGGTGCAGGTCGCCTTCGCCGAGGCAAAAGAGCCCCTGTGGGTCCACACCAACAACTCCGGCTCCATGCTCGGCCTGATCCGGCCGGGCCTAGCCGCGTTCGTCTCGCCCGCCCCAAACCCAAAGCGCAAGCTGCCTTTCACCCTGGAGGCGGTCGAGGCCGGGAGCGGCTATTGCTGCGTGAACACCCAGGTTCCCAACCGCATGCTGGCCTTCGCCTACGAGCACGGGCTGATCCCTGAACTGCGCACGGCCACGTCCATGCGACCCGAGGCCCGCGCGGGCGAGTCGCGTCTGGACGCCCGCTTCGAGACGGCCCAAGGTCCGTTGTGGGTGGAGTGCAAGAACGTGACCCTGGCCGAGGACGGCGTGGGGCTGTTTCCGGATGCGCGCACCGAGCGCGGGAAGAAGCATCTGGAGGAGTTGATGCGCCTGGCCGCGCAAGGGGCCAGGGTGGCCACCTTCTACCTCGTCACGCGCCGCGATGCGGCCTGCTTCGGCCCGGCCTGGTGCGTGGACGAGGACTACGCGCGCACCTTTCATGCCGCGCTTGCGGCCGGAGTCATGGCCTGGCCCTGGCTGGCCGAGGTCGATGCGAGCGGGGTGCGATTGTCGCGCCGCCTGCCCGTCGTGGGCGAGGATGCGGGCGGCTGAAGGCTCAGGTACTGGGTTCGAGCCTGCCGCAGCTTGGGCAGACGTGGCGCGCGGCATGGTCCGTGGCGTTCTCGGGGAGCACGTAGCGGCGCGGGCTGTCGCGATAGCTCATCTCGCGCACCAGGCCCGCCTCGGCGAGCAACTTCAGGGTGCGGTAGACCGTGGCCATGCTGACCCTGGCGTCGCGCGAGCGCACCCGGACGAACACCTCCTCGGGGCTCAGACATCGCCGGGCTTCCTCGATCTCGGTCAGAATCAGGCGGCGCTGCGCGGTCAGCTTGAGGCCGTTGGCCGCGAGGTAGGCGATGAATGCGTCGAGTCTGTTTCGCATGGTCCTTTTCCCGATGGAGAATGGCCCGCCCCCGCCGGGGGAGACAGAAGCGGGCCGCGAGGTAGGGAATTACTTCATGTCCACGGCCTTGACCCAGATCACGGCATCCTGGGAAAGCTCCTTGCCGTTGAACTCCTCGTCCGGGCCCACGCCCAGGGCCGCGAAGCCCCAGTATCCGGCGCGGGGCAGGCCGTAGGTGAAGACGCCGTTCTCGTCGGCGAAGATGGTCTGGACCTCGAAGGCGGCCTGCGGGGCCTCGATCGCGCCCTTCTCGGCGAAGGCGCGCTCGTTTTGCAGCGGCTCGTGGTTCAGGTACTCGACCTCGATCTCCGCGCCGGGCACGGGCTTGCCGTCGGAGAGCACCACGCCGCGGAAGACGTTGCCGGTCCA from Alkalidesulfovibrio alkalitolerans DSM 16529 carries:
- a CDS encoding hydantoinase/oxoprolinase family protein gives rise to the protein MLSIGVDTGGTFTDFIYKDGASFGVHKRLSTPDDPSRAVIEGVRHIAGNRSVSIIHGSTVATNAILERKGVKTALIANLGFTDVIEIGRQNRHRLYDLHYRRPAHIVPRELRFGLPGRIGSAGETVQPFDAQAAREAAQAVARAGCESVAVCLLFSFLDPSHELAVREAFADTGVAVSLSHEILAEFREFERASTTVINAYVSPKMSRYLTRLRAEAGEKTPLRIMQSNGGSISAETAMRESVRTILSGPAGGAVGAFHLGAAAGFERLITFDMGGTSTDVALIDGSLPLTLESAIEGYPVKVPMIDIHTVGAGGGSIARLDEGGALTVGPESAGADPGPICYGKGTEITTTDANLFLGRLIPERFLGGGMRLETETLNAAVADMAHKAGLSEKALAEGILEVANATMERAIRVISVERGFDPREFTLFSFGGAGGLHACFLAKQLSMPRVFIPKNPGILSAVGMIMADVIKDYSQTVMLQARATTTDDLHGHFSPLIAQGSADLAAEGFAAGAMHFEKFLDMRYQGQSFEIITPYAEDFAEAFEAEHERKYGYRNPGKAIEIVTVRLRARGVPEKPAFAKADKLVDDVPAEAILETRPVVFSGSARPTPVIDREKLLSGNVLPGPAIVVEYTSTIVLPPFATATVDAWGNLVVKIDHERCDA
- a CDS encoding TRAP transporter substrate-binding protein; translation: MLRKALLLSCLLGLLLAAPASAATIRMDMNAIYPESNFHSQGAIEFAKKVEAATNGGVVITVHAGGALGFKGPELLRSVKDAAVPMSDILMGVVGGSEEIFGISSMPRVATTYEEARKFYDIARPAYEKACERWNQKLLYAAPWPPSGIFAKRAMNTPDDLRGLKIRTYDRNGALFLEAAGSHPMSLPWGEVYSALQTGLADSVLTSAVSGKDGKFWEVLSDFAEIGYAFPLNMVTINLDWWKALSKEQQDAMLAVAAEVEASQWQVSATQNAEAIAAVKAGGIKVQTPPAAVQERLDEIARKMLDDFLATAKPETKAVFEAYLK
- a CDS encoding TRAP transporter small permease, translating into MISRFIVIVEGLSKGTALLSALALACLAALTLAEIGARALFGMSLMVTTEYGGYLLLAAVSLGFGLTLRDGALIRITMIRRLLPPAARKGMDVFACAGGLAVSIFILWHSARMVADHKRLDILADSMAETPLWIPQLLVPIGFSLFALQLLATAARLLTRDEEQ
- a CDS encoding TRAP transporter large permease → MIEDPLLLSAALVAVMFALLLSGLWIGFSLFATGVIGMLLHKTNLPPTISVWDRIGDLMANSAWNSLNSWALSALPLFVLMGEILYRTAISKKLMSGLAPWLSFIPGRLLHVNVVACSLFAAISGSSAATTATVGKITYRELAARGYDKGLALGSLAGAGTLGFLIPPSLIMIIYGVLADTSIGQLFIAGIVPGLMIALCFSGWIVFRVLLNPSLTPRYRESYTAADRMAAVRDILPVVALILLVLGGIYAGLTTPTEAAALGVLGALCVAAWFRELNWKNLSEAFLAAVKTSTMICFIIAGAAFLSQVVGFIGVARALSSFIAGLELSPYALILVIAIMYAILGMMLDGISMVVMTLPIVLPIVVQAGFDPLWFGIFAVIMVELSQITPPVGFSIFVLQHISGHEPPFILRQSFPFFVLLLVVAAVLTVFPQIVHFLPDQMIR
- a CDS encoding acyl-CoA thioesterase translates to MDTYCIVRTEHLNHYGHLFGGAMLAWIDEFAWLTASLDFPGCKLVTMAMDDIVFRKPAHCGAILRFSIEPERQGKTSVTYRVVVFADEPGATCEKEIVSTTITFVRLDDLGGKLALPAVEKYRSLDSGHGPKPVTAPHAP
- the sfsA gene encoding DNA/RNA nuclease SfsA; translation: MPQVLPFPPGTRAATLIRREKRFLVQVAFAEAKEPLWVHTNNSGSMLGLIRPGLAAFVSPAPNPKRKLPFTLEAVEAGSGYCCVNTQVPNRMLAFAYEHGLIPELRTATSMRPEARAGESRLDARFETAQGPLWVECKNVTLAEDGVGLFPDARTERGKKHLEELMRLAAQGARVATFYLVTRRDAACFGPAWCVDEDYARTFHAALAAGVMAWPWLAEVDASGVRLSRRLPVVGEDAGG
- a CDS encoding Fur family transcriptional regulator, whose amino-acid sequence is MRNRLDAFIAYLAANGLKLTAQRRLILTEIEEARRCLSPEEVFVRVRSRDARVSMATVYRTLKLLAEAGLVREMSYRDSPRRYVLPENATDHAARHVCPSCGRLEPST